The Aedes albopictus strain Foshan chromosome 2, AalbF5, whole genome shotgun sequence region GATAACACCCACAATCTCCATCAAATCTCCCCAAACAACCGAAATCTGCTCTTAGTTTGCATAAATTTATGTCTTCATCCAACCGGCGTGGCATCAGCTCAATTTCTCTCCGCCCGGACCCTCATCAAACAGAGCTTGACAAACGGATTCCAACAAATCATACACCCCCGCGCAAACCATTTCTCAGCATCATTTCGAAACCACCGTCCTTAGCCGCTCGAAAATTAATCACCAATGTTCGGAAACCGTCGAAGTTGAAGAAAAAGTCCGTGAAATCTGCCTCCTCAAAGCAGATCAAAGCTGCAAGTTTATTTTAGGAATAAGTTTCAGAAATAATGTTGTGTATTTTAGTGTAACTTACAGTTAGTCTCTTCACTTCCCTCCTGCAAACGGCCTTCACTTTTCTCCCTTATGTATGATATGCAGCTCTTTGCCCCTATGTTTTGTGTGGAAATGTCCAAATTAGATTAATTTTGTAGATAGGCAAGTTTAACTTACCCTTTTCTGTTTGTATGTAACTTTAATGTGGTGTCTTAAGTTTAACAAACTTCAGCTTGTGTGTTTTAGTTCTAAGTAGATACGTATAAGAAATTATTAGGAACAAATTATAGAAAATTCAACTGTTTTCATATTTAGAATACCTTACGGATTTTACCTTATTAATAAATCTACTAATCACCCACAAACTTTTAAATTTAAAGCAAATTCTTCCTTCTAATAAAGTTGAACGCATTAAGCAACAAATTCTGCCAGTAATCGTTTTTGACGTTTTCTCATCTCCTACCTACTCCCCTACGATGACATTCAATGATCTGTCAACTTCTAATTATCCGACAGCAGTGGTGCCAGAGGTGCTGTTCCGAACAGTTCCCCGGCCCGTAACTCtggtccggtggccacatcctgTCCAGTGTTACCACAATTTATTTCCAACACCGCTAGCTTCACCGCTGCGCGCTTGAACACGCCACTCTTGGTGCGTACCCAGGCTTGGCGCACTCTGCCATCACTGGAAACGATTGGCTCCTCAATGACTCCCCGTACCCATGATTTCCGGTTTAAACCTTCCACGACGTATACCAAATCTCCTGCTTTTAACTGACGTTTTTCTGCAAACCATTTGGTCCTCTGGTTTACTGTTGGGATGTACTCTTGGATCCAACGCTTCCACATTTCATCAGCCAGGTATTGCGATCGTTTGAACGAATCGCGAAGCGTTTCTGGCAAGTTCGTTACTGGAGGAATATCGCTGGGTTCATTTGGAGAAACACCTCGCAAAAAATGGTTGGGCGTTAGCGCGCCTGCCTCAATGGAATCTTCAGAAACGTAGGTGAGAGGACGCGAATTTACCATATCTTCAGCTTCTAGGATAGACGTTTGAAGAATTTCGTCTGTTAGTCGTCGCCCGTCATTCAGCACTCCGATTGCTTCCTTGATTGATCTTACTAATCTCTCCCAAACACCCCCCATGTGGGGTGCTGCAGGGGGGTTGAAATTCCACTTGGTTCTGGCGGTCGTAAATTCTTCCGCACAGTCGAGTCCAATATCACGTAcagtcttcaggatttccttactAGCGCTTTTCAAATTCGTACCGTTATCCGAGAAGTATTCGCAAGGTGGTCCCCGGCGGCAGATAAACCTTCTTATTGCCATCAAACAGGCCTGTGTAGTGAGGCTATATGCAACCTCTACGTGCACCGCCCTTATCACCAGACAGGTGAACAAAACTATCCACCGTTTTTCCGTTCTGCGCCCGACTGTCACCTCAAAAGGGCCGAGGTAATCTATGCCAACGTAGCTAAATGGGCGCAGGTTTGGCGTCAGACGCTGGACTGGCAAGGGTGCCATTCTTGGAGCTTGTGGACGGTTACGGTGAACCTTACACCAGACACAGCCCGCCGCCACTTTCCGTATTACAGAGTTAACTTTGGGGATAAAGAAGCGCTGTCTGAGTTCATTTTTTACCGTTTCACGGTAACCGTGCCCGAATCTTTCGTGAAAGCTTTGAACTAGTAATGTTGTAACAGGATGGTCTGCTGGTACAATTATCGGAAAACGCAAATCAAATGGGAGAAATTCCGCTCGTTCTGATCTTCCTTCCATACGCATTAACCCATCTTCATCGACAAGAGGGGTCACCTTGTAGAGCGGACTTGATTTTTCAATTGTCATCCATTCACCTGCTGGTAAATCTTTGTTCCGCAGCAATATTTTCAGTTCGTCGATATATGATTCTGCCTGGCTCATCTTCAGCAAATATCGTTCTGCCTTCAGATATTCCGCTTGTTGAAACGGAACCCGCACTGCCGGGATTGAATGCTCACTCAACAACCGGGCTTGAGCAGCTGTAGCTTTCAAGGTTTCGATAGGCAGTCCCTGAACTTTCCTTTTAAGGTTATTAATAAATCGAAACGAAACTGCTACAGTTCGTACAAGCACTGTCCATTTGGAGAAACGGCGAATATCTATCAAAGTGTTCGGTACGCTGATGTTGTGTAGAAGCAAATTGATTCGCAACTCCTCAACCGTATTTGCAGGTGGTAGGTTCCTGGTAGGCCAGGCCTCCTTCCTTTGGTACAGGAACGTAGGTCCTCGGACCCATGAGCAGTCTGTCAGTAATCCCATGTCATTACCCCATTTGGTCAATCGGTCAGCGACATTCAGTTTCGATGGTATCCAATTCCATTCTGTGAGCTTTGTAAGACTCAAAATTTCACCGATTCGAAACCCAACAAACTGCTTATATCTTCGTTGATCGGATCGAATCCACGAAAGTACCGTTTGTGAGTCCGTCCACATGAACTGGTTGCTGATGGTGTAGCTGTGGTTCTCGTGAACCGTGCGTGCTAATCGTGCGCCAAGCAAGGCACCTTGAAGCTCCAATCGAGGAATCGATAATTGCTTTATCGGCGCAACTTTAGAACGACTCATTACTAATGCACATTTGACTTCCCCTCGAATGACTGCCCGGAAATATGCCACGCATCCAAACGCCGTTTCGCTGGCATCAGTGAAGACATGAAGCTGCAGATCCTCAATTTCGTCTGTCTTCGATTCTCCGAAATAGCTTCTTGGGATCTTGAACGTCTCGACTTCCAATAGCAACTTTGACCAGCATTGCCATTTCTGAAAGGACACATCGTCGATTTCCTCGTCCCAACCGCAGCCTGTTCGCCAGAGATCTTGGACCAGCATTCTTCCACGCACAGTGAACGGAGACAGCAAGCCCAAGGGGTCAAACAGAGCCATTACACTACTGAGAACCATTCTTTTTGTGGGATGTTCTCCGTCGATACTCTTTCGGTAGAACTCTGCAGCAGATGAGGCCGCAAAGGAAAATTCATCGTACAGTGGTTCCCACACGATGCCCAACACTCGCTCATATTCGTAGTCTTTATCCATGGTGAACGGCACCTTTAAACAGGCTTTTGTCTCGCccatttcttcaagaaactctcTGCGGTTGGAAACCCAGTTACGAATACAAAACCCGCCTTTAGCGTGAATGTACTTGACTCCTTTTGCTCGTTCGGTTGCTTCCTCCAATGTGTTTGCACTATCAAAATAGTCATCTACATAGTGGCGTCGTATTATCGCACATGCCGCGTCAGGAAACTCGCTCATGAACTGTTCAGCGTTAAGGTTTTTAACAAATTGTGCCGAACTGGGAGAGCACGTTGATCCGAACGTTAGTACGTCCATAACGAACACTTGTGGGACATCTTCGGGATTTGCGCGATAGAGAAAGCGTTGTGCCGATCTGTCCTCTGGTCTAACACGTAACTGGTGATACATTTCGGCTATATCTCCTCCAAAGGCAACAGGTCTTTCTCGGAAGTGGCTGATTACTTCAGGAAGTGAAACTAGCATGTCCGGTCCAGTCAATAGTTCTGAATTTAGCGACACACCCTCAACAGTAGCTGCAGCGTCCCATACTAAGCGAACTTTGTCAGGTTTTCGCGGGTTTAAAACTACATTCAGCGGCAGGTACCACACAGTCGACGGTATTGCTTCTTCTAGCTCTTCCGCTGTAGCCTGATGCGCGTAGCCTTTGGCTTGATATTCGTTGATCTGTCTCGTCACATTCTCTTTCAGTGGCACGTTTTTCTCCAGTTTACGTTCCAATGCTTTTAGCCTACGCAAGGCCATTGGGAAACTATCAGGAAACTGTCGCACGTCTTCCCGCCAAAGAAGTCCCGTTTGGAAGCGATCCCCGATTCGAACTGTTGTCTCCTGTAGTATTGCTC contains the following coding sequences:
- the LOC134286257 gene encoding uncharacterized protein LOC134286257, with product MATQTPEDGNERLATCLMCGGPEDDDFNMVSCNDCKFWAHFKCAEVTDEVKDADWFCRDCTRTRETHLRVSKKKSSKKRSTKSGVDSIRSGGSSVAAHVAELEEELRARENALTDQMALRAKRLEMTRMWNEKQLRMEKEMREKELQLEKEMHNLQLKQEKELLDRQLAAEREFIQKRDTIRQEVQSSKDKVRNWLAQRKQPDSQPKDDFRGAYPKGTVPDIRNKGASRSSVYDKEEETDSDDEDEDEELEEKEDSVSAGSQRLMSTRRNGPGQQMLRVTKEQLAARQAVSKHLPTFKGEPEIWPLFISSFEYTTQACGFSNIDNLKRLQDSLQGDALEAVRSRLVLPDSVPDVIRDLRNLFGKPEKLLKTLMAKVRNAPAPNIDRLESFIHFGITVKQLCDNLEAAQLNDHLNNPMLVQELVEKLPPSYKLEWVRFKRGKNNTPLRMFTDFMTDIVSDVSEVSDFASCTRNDAIRSGKERTRKKEFIHLHNSEAKSGEIQPPAKIGTPCWICKRSDHKIRFCDDFKRMNVAERLKVAEKLKLCNLCLNSHGNSRCTFKLRCSVKNCGGNHHYLLHRREESVQLMEVGCNAHRNLSRGVIFRMVPVTLFAGKMSVNTLAFLDEGSSSTLVDEAIAKRLRLQGEPEPLTVTWTGGIKRFENTSRRIKLMMSAKGCNRQFTLEDVRTVSELMLPKQCVRFSEISERYPHLSDLPVADHSSEDPKILIGLDNLHLFSPLESRVGKPGEPIAVRSALGWTVYGPETQRMRTEAFINLHTIKPATNQELHDMMRAQFVMDEVGITSFGIPESAEVQRARAILQETTVRIGDRFQTGLLWREDVRQFPDSFPMALRRLKALERKLEKNVPLKENVTRQINEYQAKGYAHQATAEELEEAIPSTVWYLPLNVVLNPRKPDKVRLVWDAAATVEGVSLNSELLTGPDMLVSLPEVISHFRERPVAFGGDIAEMYHQLRVRPEDRSAQRFLYRANPEDVPQVFVMDVLTFGSTCSPSSAQFVKNLNAEQFMSEFPDAACAIIRRHYVDDYFDSANTLEEATERAKGVKYIHAKGGFCIRNWVSNRREFLEEMGETKACLKVPFTMDKDYEYERVLGIVWEPLYDEFSFAASSAAEFYRKSIDGEHPTKRMVLSSVMALFDPLGLLSPFTVRGRMLVQDLWRTGCGWDEEIDDVSFQKWQCWSKLLLEVETFKIPRSYFGESKTDEIEDLQLHVFTDASETAFGCVAYFRAVIRGEVKCALVMSRSKVAPIKQLSIPRLELQGALLGARLARTVHENHSYTISNQFMWTDSQTVLSWIRSDQRRYKQFVGFRIGEILSLTKLTEWNWIPSKLNVADRLTKWGNDMGLLTDCSWVRGPTFLYQRKEAWPTRNLPPANTVEELRINLLLHNISVPNTLIDIRRFSKWTVLVRTVAVSFRFINNLKRKVQGLPIETLKATAAQARLLSEHSIPAVRVPFQQAEYLKAERYLLKMSQAESYIDELKILLRNKDLPAGEWMTIEKSSPLYKVTPLVDEDGLMRMEGRSERAEFLPFDLRFPIIVPADHPVTTLLVQSFHERFGHGYRETVKNELRQRFFIPKVNSVIRKVAAGCVWCKVHRNRPQAPRMAPLPVQRLTPNLRPFSYVGIDYLGPFEVTVGRRTEKRWIVLFTCLVIRAVHVEVAYSLTTQACLMAIRRFICRRGPPCEYFSDNGTNLKSASKEILKTVRDIGLDCAEEFTTARTKWNFNPPAAPHMGGVWERLVRSIKEAIGVLNDGRRLTDEILQTSILEAEDMVNSRPLTYVSEDSIEAGALTPNHFLRGVSPNEPSDIPPVTNLPETLRDSFKRSQYLADEMWKRWIQEYIPTVNQRTKWFAEKRQLKAGDLVYVVEGLNRKSWVRGVIEEPIVSSDGRVRQAWVRTKSGVFKRAAVKLAVLEINCGNTGQDVATGPELRAGELFGTAPLAPLLSDN